A stretch of DNA from Candidatus Flexicrinis affinis:
TGCTGCTGACGTTTAGCGGCCACGAGCGCGATGTCGTCGCCGTGCGCTTCGCGTTTGACGGCCGCACCATCTGGTCAGCCGCCGAGGACGGGTCGATCCGCGCGTGGGACGTGGCAACCGGCGAACAACTCCGCGACATTGAGCTGGGGGCGGGCGAACGCGCGTATGCGCTGGCGCTGTCGCCGGACGGAAGCCTGTTGGCCGCAGGGGTGTCGCAAGGCTTCGGTGACGAGATCGGCCTGCTCCGGCTGTGGGACACGGCGACCGGCGAGGTGGTCACGACGCTCCGCGCACACAATGGCCGCGTGACGTCGCTGACGTTCAGCCAGGACGCGCGAGCCTTGATCTCTGGCGGCGTCGACGGCTCAGTCGCTGTGTGGCGCGTGCGGTAGAGGGAAGTGATGAGAGAAGGGCTTCGGGCTTAAGATTCAGTTGACAGGGGTCAGTTGTCAGGAGTCAGAAAGGAAACGAGGTTCGTAGGGACATTGCACTGTCGTGTCCGCCGTAGGGTCGACCCGCTGGGTCGACCGCCGCGCGGAATACCTTCACCTCGGACCCCTATCCCCACGTCGTCAATCTTTGATCTACTCGTCGTAGATGCCGTGGCGCGTCCTGAACCCCGTGTACTGGTCCGTTGCCGCTCCCCACTCATGGACGACGTTGGTTACGCGCGCGCCGCTGGGGCCGTGATGCAGCCAATCGAGCAGGGCCTGCAAATCCTTGCGAGGGCCTTCGGCGATCACTTCGACGGTGCGCCCATCCGACAGATTCATGACCCAACCCGTCAGCCCCAAGGCCAACGCTTGCTGCGTGGTGTAATAGCGGAAGCTGACGCCTTGTACCCGTCCCATGACTTTAACATGCAGGCGTTCGTGCGTCTCAGGCATGCTCGTCGATCCTTTGCTCAGGGTCCATTTTAGCAGGGATGACAAGGGGGATGGACAAAGGGTACCGGCCACCCCGACAGTCACCGTTGTTTGCCCGGCATCGGCTCCTTCTCGGACACGGCAGCTAAGCCCGCGATGTGGAGAAGAGCGTAGAGACGGTGATCTCTCCTGTCCCCCGTGAGGGAGAGAGGCCGGGTGTGAGGGGTGTGAACGAAGTGATGAGAGAAGTTCGCAGGAGTCAGTCGTCAGGCAATAGACTCCGGGCGTTTCGTAGGGGCCACCCGGCGGGTCGCTCGCTGACAAAGGTCGCGATGCCGCATCCGATCATGTTTCCGCATTTCCCTTCTCCCCTCTCCCCGCTTGCGAGGGAGAGGGGCCGGGGGTGAGGGGCAAACACGCCAGCGACCCGCCGAAACAAAAATCCCCCTCGCCACGTGTGGGTGAGGGGGACTTGAGGGCTAACCCGCCGGCTCGGGTTCGGGTTCAGGTTCCGGCGTGTCATCCGGCAGCAGGGCCGCGTCCAGCACGTCCGACATGCGTTCGACGAACACAAACGTCAGCTCGTCGCGCGCTTCCTTCGGCACGTCGTCGATGTCCGGCGCGTTCTTGCGGGGTAGGATGATCGTGTCGACGCCCATGCGGTGCGCCGCCAGCACCTTGTCCTTGATGCCGCCCACCGGCAGCACCTGACCGCGCAGCGTGATTTCGCCGGTCATGGCGACGTTGCTGCGGACAGTGCGGTTGGTCAGCAGCGACGCCAGTGCGCTCAAGATCGTCACGCCGGCGGAAGGGCCGTCTTTGGGCATCGCGCCGCTGGGGACGTGCACGTGCAGGTCAAACTTTTCGAACACGTCCGGGTCGATGCCGAGTTCGTCGGCATGGCTGCGAATGAAGCTGAGCGCGATGCGTGCCGATTCCTGCATGACGTCACCGAGGTTGCCGGTGATCTGGAAGCCCTTGCTGCCGGGCATCTGCGACGCTTCGACAAACAGCACTTCGCCGCCCACCGGCGTCCATGCGAGGCCGGTGGCCACGCCGGGTAGGTCGGTGCGGTCCTTCAGTTCCTCCTGTGCGGCGAACTTGGGATTGCCAAGCAAATCCTTGACCATCGGCCCGTCGATCACGACGTTCTCGGCGTCGCCTTCGGCGATGCGCGTCACGATTTTGCGGGCAGAGCGGCCAATCTCGCGTTCCAGGGTGCGGACGCCCGCCTCGCGCGTGTAGCCGCGGATGATCTCGTGCAGCGACTCGGTCGTGAACGTGACCTCGCCGTCCAGCAGGCCGTTCTCGCGGATTTGGCGCGGCACCAGATACTGCTCGGCGATGGCGGTCTTTTCCTGTTCGGTATATCCGCTCAGGGTGATGATCTCCATACGGTCGCGCAGCGGTCCCGGGATCTTGTCGAGGTCGTTGGCGGTCGTGATGAACAGCACTTCGCTCAGGTCGAACGCCACGTCGAGGTAGTGATCGCGGAACGTGTTGTTCTGCTCCGGGTCGAGCACCTCGAGCAGCGCCGAGGCCGGATCACCGCGGAAGTCGTAGCCGAGCTTGTCGACCTCGTCGAGCAGGATGATCGGGTTGCGCGTCTCGACACGACGGATGGTCTGAATGATGCGCCCTGGCATCGAACCGATGTACGTGCGTCGGAAGCCGCGGATTTCGGCTTCGTCGCGCACGCCGCCGAGGCTGATGCGGATGAACTTGCGCTCCATCGCCCGGGCGATCGACTGGCCGAGCGAGGTCTTGCCGACGCCCGGCGGGCCGACGAAGCACAGGATCGCGCCCTGCCGGTCGCGGCGGACGTAGTCGGTTGTCTCGTGGGCGGCCAACTGCTCGGCGCGCTGCTGGCGCAGCTTGCGCACGGCGAGGAACTCGAGGATACGCGCCTTGACGTCCTTCAGCCCGTAGTGATCCTCGTCCAGCACGCGGCGGGCGCGCGTAATGTCGAGGTTGTCCTCGGTGCGCTTGTCCCACGGCAAGCTGACCATCCAGTCGAGGTAAGTGCGGATCACGCCGTACTCGGCGCTGGCGGACGGGATCTTGTTCAGGCGATCCAACTCCCGGCGGGCCTCGGTCCGGGCTTCCTCCGGCATGTTGGCCTGATCGATCATCTCGTTGAACTTGATATAGTCCGCGACCTGATCGTCGGCCTCGCCCAGCTCGCGCTGGATGGCCTTCATTTGCTCGCGCAGGAAATACTCGCGCTGGCTCTTCTCCATCTCGCCCTGCGCCTCGGTCTGAATCTTGCGGCCGAGTTCGAGGACTTCCAGCTCCTTGCCCAGCACGTGGATCAACCGGCGCATCTTCTCTTCGAGCGTCGGCATTTCAAGCAGGCTCTGCGCCTCTTCGAGGTCGACACGGCGGATGTAGGTGGCGACCGCGTAGGTCAAGTGCAGCGGCTCTTCGACGTTGAGCGTCGATTGGATCAGCTCGCCGGGGAGATTCGGCAGCAGGTCGGCGAGGCGGCTGAACTGGTCGCTGATGGTGCGGGCCATCGCTTCGATTTCAAGCGTGTCCGTCACCGACTCCGGGATCGCCGACACGCGCGCCTTGAGGTACGGGTCGGTCGCGGTGAATTCGTCGATCTTGATGCGCATCAAGCCGCGGACGAGCAGGCGTACGGTGCCGTCCGGCGCGCGGAACAGGCGGTGGACTTCCGCCAGCGTGCCGACCGTGTACAGCTCGTCGGGCGACGGTTGTTCGACTTCCGGGTTGAGGCTGGTGAAGAGGCCGACGTACTTGGTGCTGCCGTTCATGTCCTCCAGCAGGCGCAGGCTGCGCGGCTGAGCCACCGTGATCGGCAGAGTCATCTTCGGGAAGATCACCATGCCGCGCATCGGCAGGATCGGCAGTTCATTGGGCAGCGAAGCCGCTATGGTCCGCACCTCATCGTCGTCGCTGTCATGGAGGCCGGGGGCACCCTCGATCACGAAAGGAATGACTCCCTCGGGCAATCCACTGTCGACGTTATTCTCGTTGGAATCAGACATGAAGTTAGGTAGGCCTTTCCGGGCCGCGATGGCGGTCTATGACATTAGTGTACGGTATTGAGGGTAACCGTGTCCCGTAAAATTGCTGTTAGAACTGGGGGCCGGCCCCTAATAAGTGGATGAACGTTGGCGATGCGGGCCAATCGCAGTCAATCGGCCGGCGGAACGTCCAGCCCTTTGGCGATCGCGCGCAAGGCGTCGGGCAGCAGCGCAAGAACGGCGGCTGCGGCCTGCGGGTCGTCGGTGGCGAATGATTCGGCCTCGCGCAGGATTTCGACCATCACCTCGATGAGCAGCAGGTGAACGGCGACAATGCGCGGCAGCACTTCGCGGAACAAGCGCGGATCGGACGCCGCGTGGATCAACAGCCACGCCGCGCCGGTCATCAACGGGAGCGTGGCCGCGTTCGCCAGCGCCATCGCGGCAGCGACAGCTTCATCCGGGACGGGCCATGTGGCGGCTTTTTGCTGCTGCATGATGGCACTGATGCGCGCCATGATTCGAGATGCGAGTCGTTCGGGCGCGCGCTCGCGCGGGGCGCTGCTGAGCATTCGATGGACGCGCTCGAGCCGGTCGGCTTCGGCCTGTGTTTCGGGTTCGGCGGCGAGCTTGGCCCGAAGCGCGGCCCGTGCCTCACTGTTGGGCAGCATATCGAGTGCCTCTTGAACCTGCTGCAAGCGTTGGGCTTTGGTGTCCGACATGACCTAGTACACCCCTTCGTTGGGCAGCGCGACATCGCCGAGCAGCTCGGCGAGCTTCTGCCGCGCGCGGAACAGGCGGCTTTTGACCGCGCTCACGCTGGTCTCGGTCGCTTCCGCGATTTCTTCGTACCCGTGATCGAACCAGTAGCGCAGCACGACCATCGCCCGATCTTGCGCCGGCAGGCGGTCGAGCATTTGCTGAATGCGGTCGCGCAGTTCGATTCCCATGGTGGCCTGCTCAGGAGTGGGATCGTCGCTGGACAGCGTAAGCGCGACCGGCTCGTCCTCGTCGTCTATCGACACGTCGTTACCACGACGGCGGCGCAGCAGGTCGTAGCAGTAGTTGGTCGTGATCGTCAGCATCCAAGTGCGGAAGCTGGCCCGCGTGTGATCGTAGCGCGGCAGCACGCGCAGCAGGCGAATGAACACATCCTGCGTGGCGTCTTCGGCCTCTTGGGCCGTGCCCATCATGCGATAGCACGCGGTGTACACGTCGTCCTTATAGGTGTAGTAGATTTCCTCAAATGCCGCCTGATCGCCGGCAATTGCATCGGAAATCCATTCCAGCAGAATCGGGTCATCACTCACAGCGGCTTCGTTCCCCCCAGCGTGCGGTGCTGACCGCTCGCTAAAACATACGCCCCGAGCGTGCGAAAGGTTGCGTTACGGTAATTCTATCACACGTGTTGGACTAGACGGTCTGCGATGGCCGCAGTATAGTGTCATGAAAGTTGACGCCGAACGTACGGAAAGTTTGACCGTGCCGTGATCCTGTACTTCCTCCGCCATGCCCACGCCGTAGACGCCGTCGGCCTGTCCGACGAGGAGCGCGCCCTGAACGACAAGGGGAATGCGCAGGCTGAAGCGACCGCCAAGCTGTTTAAGCGTCTCGGCACACAAGTGGACGCGATCTACACAAGCCCGCGTCTGCGCTGCCGGCAGACTGCCGAGATTGTCGGGCGGGCCTTCAACCTTGAGCCGCAGGTGCGCGAAGAACTCAATTTTGACTTCAACATTACCCTTCTCAACGACCTGCTTGCCCCCCTAAACTTCGATCAGAACGTTATGCTGGTCGGGCATGAGCCGACCTTCAGCCGAGCAGTGCAAGACCTGACCGGTGCTCGTGTCGAGATGAAGAAGTGCGGTATCGCCCGCGTCGATCTGATCTCACGCACGCCGCTGCAAGGCGAACTGATCTGGCTGGTCGCGCCGCGTCTGGTCCGCGCCATCGTAGAGAGATAACCCCCATGCGCCCTATTGGCGTGCTGATCGGCCTCGTCCTCGTGGTCGCTCTTATCGTAATCATTGCCCTCACCGCCGTGCTCGTCCCCGAACAACTCAGTCCCGCGTATGACGTAGCGCTCGCGTTCACCGATGCGCTGCTCGAGGCCCGCGACGATGCCGCTGCAGGCGCGCTGATCGGCCCCGAGCTGACCGCGTGGGCCGACGCCAACTGCCCGGACGGCCTCGGCGCGTGCGTGTTCGAGTATTTCCCTGACAGTTGGGGCAGCCCGGTCGATACGGTCTACCGGCGCAGTATCCCCGACGGCCCCGACGCATGGGACATCCTGCTCATCACCACGTTTGACGCCACACTCAGTCAGGGTTTCTCAGGCGTGTGCGTGTATCAGCGCGCTGAGAAGGTCGACGGTGAAACGTGGCAGATTACGCGCTGGTCGGGGTGGGTAAGCTGTGACGAGCCGAACGCCGGCCTCGAACAGCTTCGGTCCGCGCAAGATGCGCCAAACCGTGCGCCGTAGGCGGCGCAGTCGGGGCATGCTGTTGGTGGTCGCCTTGCTGTTCGCAGGGTGCGCCCCGCGTGAAAGCCCGCCGCAGCTCGACTTTACCCCCGGCCCGGCCTACGTCATTACCGAAGACGAGGTGCGTACCGCCGCCTACACGGTAACCACGCCGCGCGAATGGCGCGTGATTGCCGGTCCGGCCGAAGACCCGTACACGTTTCAGTTGGTCGCGCCGGAGGATCGGGCACTGATCGCGCTGTCGGTGCGCCCGCTCGATCCACCGCCGACGATGCAGGACGTCGCGTTGGATGACCTCGTGACGCGCACAGCACAGACCGCCGGTCCGCTGGGCACGGTATACGCCGTGCTGGTCGCCGCGCCGGGCGAGATCGACGGATTTGCCGAGGTTCTTGCTGCTGTCGTCGCCAGCGTGCGCTAGCTAGTCCGTGCCGGACGGCTCCGGCTTAATCGTAAACAGATAGCCGACGCCGCGTTCGGTGCGGACATAGTGCGGGTGGTGGCTGTCGGCCTCGAGCTTGCGCCGCAGCCGGTGCATGTGCACGCGAAGCGTGTCGTCGTTCACGTCCTCGTCCGGCCACACACGCGTGATCAGCGTCCGGTTTTCGACCACCCGGCCCGCGCTGCGCAGCAGGACGTGCAGCAGTACCGACTCGATGGGCGTGAGGGTGATGGGCTTGTCGTCGATCAGGATGCGATTGTGCGCGAAATCGATCTGCAGGTGCGCGTCGACTTTGATAACTGGCTCGTTGGCGTAATCGAGGGTCGGCATACGCGCCAGCACGACCTTGATGCGGGCTTCCAGCTCGCGCGTGTCGAACGGTTTGACCACGAAGTCTTCGGCGTACTGGCGCAAACCTTGCACGATAGTGTCGGTGTCACGCACGGCAGTGACGAAGATGATCGGCACATCGGCCATGGCCTTGAGCTTGCTGCTGAACTCGAATCCGTGCATATTGTTGGGAAGCATGAGGTCGACCAGCGCAATGTGCGGCAGTCCGGTCTCCTTCACGTACTCCAACGCGCTCAACCCGTCACCTGCGGCGTATACGTCGTAGCCCGCGCGGGTGAGGTGGTCCACAATTAGCTTGCTGATGCTTTCGTCATCTTCGACGACCAGAACTCGAGACTTCTTCATCGTCGTCCTCCCCACGCAGTTAAGTTGCGCAATATACCGCTCGACTATACTGCCCGGCTGACCGTCTGTCAAAAAAATCTTACGAACAAAATTAACCGTAAGCTCAAATGAACTTCCCAATGCGACGTAAGTGTCGGTCCTGTGTCACCGTCCAGTACAGTAGTTCGACCCATTTGAGCCAGGAAAGACAAGCCATGACTGACGCAATTACTCTGACCGATGCCGACTACGAGTCACACATCGCATCCAGCGCGGCGCTGGTTCTGCTGTTGACGACCGGCGATGGACTGCGCGGGGATTTCTCGACGGCATTTAAGAAAGCGACCGATGACGCCAAAGACATCGTGTTTGCGCGGCTGAACCCGGCCGACAACCCGCAGGCCGCGGCCCGTTTCGGCACGTCCGACAAGCCGTTGTTGATCGGGTTTCTGAACGGCGAAGAAATCGTCCGCCGCTTGCGCCCGTGGGGCTCCGACGTGACGCTGCTGGTCGACGAGCTGCGCGCCAAATCGAAGACGACGGCACCCGTCCCAGCCGCATCCCCCGATGCCCCGGTGGCTGATACCACGCCATCTCCAGCGGCAGCGACTGTCGCAGCCCCGGTCGACACCAGGCCGGTGAAGGTCACCGACGCGACCTTCCAGACCGAGGTCATCGACCATCCGCTGCCGGTGCTGGTTGACTTCTGGGCGGAGTGGTGCGGCCCGTGTCGTCAGATCGCGCCCGCGCTTGAGAAACTGGCCGCCGAGTTTTCCGGTCAGATTCGTATCGCGAAGGTCAACGTGGATGAGAATCCGGGCGTCGCGCAGGCGTTCCGCATCATGAGCATCCCGAATTTGATGATGATCAAGAACCGCACGATCGTCTTCAACCAACCCGGCGCGCTGCCTGAGACGACCATGCGCGACTTGATCAAGCAGTTGATCGCGCTGGAGGTCCCGGCGCCTGAAGACGCCGAGGCTGAGGAAGAGCCTGCGCAGTAACGCGTACGCAGACCCAAACGAAACGCCGCGTGTCGGAACGGCCCGATACGCGGCGTTTTTGTGTGGCGTGGCGGGCTTACCGCTGACCGAGCAGGCGCTTACGCGCGACCTCAAGCTGCTCGCAGATTTCCGGCGCGCTGGCGCACAGTTCGGCGACCTTCTTGATCCCGCTGATGACCGTGCTGTGCGTGCGATCGCCCAGCCCGGCGCCGATTTGAATCAGCGACAGGTCGGTCAAATCGCGCGCGAGGCTCATCACGGCTTGCCGCGCGAGGCTGACGGCCTTGGTGCGGCCTTTGCCAAGAATTTCCTCGACTTTGACGCCAAACACGCTAGAGACGACTTGCGTGATCTCATCCAGCGTGAGCGCCCGATTGTGCACGCGCGGCCCTTCAAGCCGGCGCAAAATGTGCACGGCATCGTCGCGCTTAATCGGCGTGGCGGTCAGGCGCACCCGCGCGGCGATCATGTTGAATGCCCCCTCCAACTCGCGCGCGCTCGCAACTGACTCCGCGATCACTTGCACGACCGGATCGCTCAACTGGATGTTCTGTTCATGCATCCACAGCTTGACGATCGCCATGCGCAGCTCAAGCTCCATCGGCCCAATGTCGACCACCAGCCCGCCCGAGAAGCGCGAGCGCAGGCGGTCTTCCAACGTTGCGAGGTCGGCGGGGGCGCGGTCGCTGGCAAGGATGATCTGCTTCCCGGACTCGCGCAGCACATTGAACGTATGGAAGAACTCTTCGACGGTCGAGTCCTTGCCGGCGAGGAACTGGACGTCATCGACAATCAATACATCGGCAGTGCGGTACTTCTCGCGCATCATCGGGGTGGTGCGGGTGCGCAATGCGACGACCAGATCGTTGGTGAACGCCTCGCTGGGGACGTAGATTGCGCGCTTGCCGGCGGCGCGGCTGACGTGCGCGGCGGCTTGCAGCAGGTGCGTCTTGCCGACTCCGACGCCTCCATATATGAATAGCGGGTTGTAGTGCCGGCCGGGCGCGTCCAGTACGCTCTGCACGGCCTCGTAGGCGAGGTGATTGGACGGACCGACGACGAAGCGGTCGAACGTATAACGCGCGTTGAGCTCCATCTCGGGCAGCGATGCGGGAAGCGGCGCGGGCACGCGTTCGGCGTAAGTAGGAGCGGGCGCAGGCGCCGCCTCGGCAACGGCGTAGGTCGGCAGGGCAGGCATGCGCGCTTCGGCCATGATCTGGAACAACGGGAGTTCCGCGTCCTCTGCGTGAGCTTTGCCGTTCCCGGTAGGCAGCAGCTCGAAGCGAATCGTCGCCGACTTGCCCCACGCATCGGACAGTACGCGCACGACGTTGCGATACAGCCGATGCTGCAGCATATCGCGCGCGAAGGTATTGCGAACCCCCACAACGAAGGTGTCTCCGTCGAAACGCAGGAAGCGCGCGTCGCGCACCCACGTATCGAACTTGGCTTGGTCGAGCTGCAGCTGCAGCTGATGGTAAGTTGTGTCCCAAGCATCTTGCGGGGTAATCATGGTCTAGCATCATCCTTGTGTACGGGGCGACCGGCAGGGAACACAAAGTCATACCGCAATGGCTCTGAGCCTTGCGCCTGTCTGTCGCGGGTGAAAAGCCGCTGTATTGCTGATGAAATCCGTGTCGAGGACGGAAAACCGCCCTTGTCGACCCCACCGAGGTGTTGTGGTCTAGCGGGGTCGTGTTGGTTTGAATATGAGCGCCAGTATACCCCAACATGGGAAGGCGCTCAAGAAAAGTGCCACGGAGTCAGCCGAAAATTTAGGTTTGGGATATGCGATTCGTGCGGGATTCTTCAGCTTGGGAAATGTAGGCGCGAGTCGGCTTTTGCGGTCCGCACGGAATGTAGAACGTATGGGTCGAATCCTACGATATCCCAAATGTTCGTTCTGGTCTTCACAAGCTTACGTTGGGATAACTTTTACCAAACATGGTTAAATGCTCCCTCAAGAGCCTACCGGAAATTAAGGTTAGAAAGATTAGAAATGTCACGCTGTGTGGGTTTTCGTGCCGTTGGCATCTGTCGGGTAGATGAGAGTCTGCCGATTTTCGTGCTGCGCCAAGGCCCGGACTTGGCCGATTCGTCGGCGTGTCGAGCCCGGATTTGAGCGGAAACGCGATCGCAGCGCATGTATGACCCGGGTACTATCCTCTCGCAAGAATGCTTAATGTCCTGAAATCGAGTATTCGGTCTACAATGTCAATCACAGTATTCCACGAATAACACGTGTATTCGCTCTCGATGGCTTACTAATACAACCTCACAATGATTCGAGACAACCACGAACAGCTCACTACCAATCGCCCTAACGCGCCGCTGGATGCCGGGTGCAACGGCCTGAAGCCGATGCGAGTGGCCGCCCAGTCCGTCCCGCGCAAGGTGGCCGGCGCGATCGCCGGAATGGTGCGCGACTCCGGCTGTGCCGAACTTCATGCCGTGGGCGCCGAATCGGTGAACCAGACCGCCAAAGCCGTGGCGCTTGCCAAGCATTTCCTCGCCGGCGACGACATTCGCGTCGTCGCCGACATCGACTTCCTCACGGTGCACATCAACGGCAGCGCGCGTAACGCGATGCGGTTCAGCGTGCGCCGGGTTCCGGATTAGGCCGACAGCGCCTCGACGGGCACAATCAAACCGTGCCGGGCGACGAACCGCTCGATGCGTTCCAGCGCGCGTTCGATATTGGCGTAGCTGGCGGTGTAGCTGGCGCGGACGAACCCGGCCCCGCTTGAGCCGAACGCGCTGCCGGGCACCACCGCAACCCGTTCTTCCCGCAGCAGCGTCTCGCAGAATTCCTCGTCCGTCAGGCCGGTCGGCCGAATGTCCGGGAACGCGTAGAACGCGCCGCGCGGCTCGAAGCAGGGCAGACCGATCCGGTTGAACCCGTCCACGATCAGGCGGCGGCGGCGGTCGTAGTCGCAGCGCATCGCCTCGACATCGTCCTCGCCGCGTTCAAGTGCCTCAACCGCCGCGGCTTGCCCCATGGTCGGAGCTGACATGATGAGATACTGATGCAGCTTGCGCATTGCGTCCATGATCGGCGCCGGCGCCAGCGCATAGCCGATGCGCCATCCGGTCATGGCGTACGACTTGCTCATGCCGCTCAGCACAATCGTGCGCTCGCGCATACCGGGCAGGCTGGCGACGTTGGTATGCTCGACTCCGTACACGAGCCGTTCGTAGATTTCATCGCTGATGACCAGCAGGTCATGGCGCACGGCGACATCGACCAGTTCGGCCATGTGCTCGGCGGTCAGGACGGCGCCGGTCGGGTTGCTCGGATAGCTGATCAGGATCGCCTTCGTGCGCGGGGTGATACGGGCTTCGAGTTCTGCGCCGGTCACCTGAAACCCGTGCTCGACGTACGTCGGCACCGGGACAGGGATACCGCCAGCCATCTCGACCGCGGCGGCGTTGGCGACGAAGCACGGCTCGACCACCAGCACCTCGTCGCCGGGGTCGCAGATCGCCTTGAGCGCGAGAAACAGCGCCTCGCTCACGCCAACCGTAACCAGAATCTCGTCCGTCGCGCTGTACTCCAGTCCATACAGGCGGCGCATGTGCGCGCTGATCGAACTGCGCAGTTCGATCGCCCCGCTGTTGCTGGTGTACGCCGTATGCCCGGTCAGCACACAGTCCGCGCCGACCTGCGCGATGTGCTGGGGGGTGGCGAAGTCCGGCTCGCCGATCCCGAGCGTGATCACGTCGGTCATGGTGGCGGCGATGTCGAAGTAGCGGCGGATTCCTGAAGGGCGAAGCTGCTGGACGTTTTTGCTGACGAAGGTGCGCATGGAGGCCGGTTTCTACCTGTCATAGGGATAAGCTCAAAACACTGTGACGTATCATACGCGCACTTTCCAACCGTGTCATGAGGCGGGGAGGCGCAAATTGGACTGCCGCTTTCCTACAAAGTGTACGAAAGCGCGGCGCTACACAACAAACAACAGGATCAGCGCGACGTATACCAATGCGAGGAACAGTGACGTCCGAATGATCGCTGCGCTGTCTAGGCCGCCTTCAACATAGCCGGTGGTGCGCAAGAAACGCTGCTTGGCGAGTTCCCCGAGCAGGTAGAACCCGCAGAACAGCAGCGGCGCGATCTGGAGCGCGGGATCACGC
This window harbors:
- the dnaA gene encoding chromosomal replication initiator protein DnaA, which encodes MITPQDAWDTTYHQLQLQLDQAKFDTWVRDARFLRFDGDTFVVGVRNTFARDMLQHRLYRNVVRVLSDAWGKSATIRFELLPTGNGKAHAEDAELPLFQIMAEARMPALPTYAVAEAAPAPAPTYAERVPAPLPASLPEMELNARYTFDRFVVGPSNHLAYEAVQSVLDAPGRHYNPLFIYGGVGVGKTHLLQAAAHVSRAAGKRAIYVPSEAFTNDLVVALRTRTTPMMREKYRTADVLIVDDVQFLAGKDSTVEEFFHTFNVLRESGKQIILASDRAPADLATLEDRLRSRFSGGLVVDIGPMELELRMAIVKLWMHEQNIQLSDPVVQVIAESVASARELEGAFNMIAARVRLTATPIKRDDAVHILRRLEGPRVHNRALTLDEITQVVSSVFGVKVEEILGKGRTKAVSLARQAVMSLARDLTDLSLIQIGAGLGDRTHSTVISGIKKVAELCASAPEICEQLEVARKRLLGQR
- a CDS encoding stage V sporulation protein S — its product is MIRDNHEQLTTNRPNAPLDAGCNGLKPMRVAAQSVPRKVAGAIAGMVRDSGCAELHAVGAESVNQTAKAVALAKHFLAGDDIRVVADIDFLTVHINGSARNAMRFSVRRVPD
- a CDS encoding sigma-70 family RNA polymerase sigma factor, with amino-acid sequence MSDDPILLEWISDAIAGDQAAFEEIYYTYKDDVYTACYRMMGTAQEAEDATQDVFIRLLRVLPRYDHTRASFRTWMLTITTNYCYDLLRRRRGNDVSIDDEDEPVALTLSSDDPTPEQATMGIELRDRIQQMLDRLPAQDRAMVVLRYWFDHGYEEIAEATETSVSAVKSRLFRARQKLAELLGDVALPNEGVY
- a CDS encoding acylphosphatase; this encodes MPETHERLHVKVMGRVQGVSFRYYTTQQALALGLTGWVMNLSDGRTVEVIAEGPRKDLQALLDWLHHGPSGARVTNVVHEWGAATDQYTGFRTRHGIYDE
- the sixA gene encoding phosphohistidine phosphatase SixA codes for the protein MILYFLRHAHAVDAVGLSDEERALNDKGNAQAEATAKLFKRLGTQVDAIYTSPRLRCRQTAEIVGRAFNLEPQVREELNFDFNITLLNDLLAPLNFDQNVMLVGHEPTFSRAVQDLTGARVEMKKCGIARVDLISRTPLQGELIWLVAPRLVRAIVER
- the trxA gene encoding thioredoxin; the protein is MTDAITLTDADYESHIASSAALVLLLTTGDGLRGDFSTAFKKATDDAKDIVFARLNPADNPQAAARFGTSDKPLLIGFLNGEEIVRRLRPWGSDVTLLVDELRAKSKTTAPVPAASPDAPVADTTPSPAAATVAAPVDTRPVKVTDATFQTEVIDHPLPVLVDFWAEWCGPCRQIAPALEKLAAEFSGQIRIAKVNVDENPGVAQAFRIMSIPNLMMIKNRTIVFNQPGALPETTMRDLIKQLIALEVPAPEDAEAEEEPAQ
- a CDS encoding aminotransferase class I/II-fold pyridoxal phosphate-dependent enzyme yields the protein MRTFVSKNVQQLRPSGIRRYFDIAATMTDVITLGIGEPDFATPQHIAQVGADCVLTGHTAYTSNSGAIELRSSISAHMRRLYGLEYSATDEILVTVGVSEALFLALKAICDPGDEVLVVEPCFVANAAAVEMAGGIPVPVPTYVEHGFQVTGAELEARITPRTKAILISYPSNPTGAVLTAEHMAELVDVAVRHDLLVISDEIYERLVYGVEHTNVASLPGMRERTIVLSGMSKSYAMTGWRIGYALAPAPIMDAMRKLHQYLIMSAPTMGQAAAVEALERGEDDVEAMRCDYDRRRRLIVDGFNRIGLPCFEPRGAFYAFPDIRPTGLTDEEFCETLLREERVAVVPGSAFGSSGAGFVRASYTASYANIERALERIERFVARHGLIVPVEALSA
- a CDS encoding response regulator transcription factor, whose translation is MKKSRVLVVEDDESISKLIVDHLTRAGYDVYAAGDGLSALEYVKETGLPHIALVDLMLPNNMHGFEFSSKLKAMADVPIIFVTAVRDTDTIVQGLRQYAEDFVVKPFDTRELEARIKVVLARMPTLDYANEPVIKVDAHLQIDFAHNRILIDDKPITLTPIESVLLHVLLRSAGRVVENRTLITRVWPDEDVNDDTLRVHMHRLRRKLEADSHHPHYVRTERGVGYLFTIKPEPSGTD
- the lon gene encoding endopeptidase La produces the protein MSDSNENNVDSGLPEGVIPFVIEGAPGLHDSDDDEVRTIAASLPNELPILPMRGMVIFPKMTLPITVAQPRSLRLLEDMNGSTKYVGLFTSLNPEVEQPSPDELYTVGTLAEVHRLFRAPDGTVRLLVRGLMRIKIDEFTATDPYLKARVSAIPESVTDTLEIEAMARTISDQFSRLADLLPNLPGELIQSTLNVEEPLHLTYAVATYIRRVDLEEAQSLLEMPTLEEKMRRLIHVLGKELEVLELGRKIQTEAQGEMEKSQREYFLREQMKAIQRELGEADDQVADYIKFNEMIDQANMPEEARTEARRELDRLNKIPSASAEYGVIRTYLDWMVSLPWDKRTEDNLDITRARRVLDEDHYGLKDVKARILEFLAVRKLRQQRAEQLAAHETTDYVRRDRQGAILCFVGPPGVGKTSLGQSIARAMERKFIRISLGGVRDEAEIRGFRRTYIGSMPGRIIQTIRRVETRNPIILLDEVDKLGYDFRGDPASALLEVLDPEQNNTFRDHYLDVAFDLSEVLFITTANDLDKIPGPLRDRMEIITLSGYTEQEKTAIAEQYLVPRQIRENGLLDGEVTFTTESLHEIIRGYTREAGVRTLEREIGRSARKIVTRIAEGDAENVVIDGPMVKDLLGNPKFAAQEELKDRTDLPGVATGLAWTPVGGEVLFVEASQMPGSKGFQITGNLGDVMQESARIALSFIRSHADELGIDPDVFEKFDLHVHVPSGAMPKDGPSAGVTILSALASLLTNRTVRSNVAMTGEITLRGQVLPVGGIKDKVLAAHRMGVDTIILPRKNAPDIDDVPKEARDELTFVFVERMSDVLDAALLPDDTPEPEPEPEPAG